From the genome of Miscanthus floridulus cultivar M001 chromosome 10, ASM1932011v1, whole genome shotgun sequence, one region includes:
- the LOC136484856 gene encoding glutathione S-transferase 2-like isoform X3: MASDDLSNVPLQELTGAVAMTAAPVPPAKSPKLKLYSFWRSPCSKRVRIALNLKGLEYEYKPVNLLANEQSDPEFERLNPIKYVPALVDGDTIVADSFAILLYLEDKYPQYPLLPQDPKKRALNIQIASIVGSSIQPLQNYPVWNFIEEKLDSNEAIKWTQHHINRGFTALEKLLKGCITKYGTGNEIQLADVFLEPQIYGGIKRFGIDMGFRTRRTL, encoded by the exons ATGGCGTCGGATGATTTATCCAACGTGCCACTACAG GAGCTCACCGGAGCGGTAGCCATGACGGCGGCCCCGGTGCCACCTGCGAAGAGCCCGAAGCTGAAGCTCTACTCGTTCTGGCGAAGCCCATGCTCGAAGCGCGTCCGCATAGCCCTTAATCTCAAAG GACTGGAGTACGAGTATAAGCCGGTGAATCTCCTCGCAAACGAGCAGTCAGATCCAG AGTTTGAGAGGCTGAACCCAATCAAGTATGTTCCGGCATTGGTCGATGGCGATACGATTGTCGCAGATTCGTTTGCAATCTTGCTG TACCTAGAGGACAAGTACCCCCAGTATCCTCTGCTACCACAGGACCCCAAAAAGAGAGCACTGAATATCCAG ATTGCAAGCATCGTGGGTTCAAGCATCCAGCCACTACAAAACTATCCTGTCTGG AATTTCATCGAGGAGAAGTTAGACTCCAATGAAGCAATTAAGTGGACCCAGCATCACATCAATAGGGGCTTCACAG CTCTTGAGAAGCTGTTGAAAGGATGCATCACCAAATATGGCACAGGAAACGAAATCCAGCTG GCAGATGTATTTCTGGAACCACAGATATATGGTGGAATTAAGCGCTTTGGAATTGATATG GGATTTCGTACGAGGAGGACCCtgtaa
- the LOC136484856 gene encoding glutathione S-transferase 2-like isoform X2 produces MASDDLSNVPLQELTGAVAMTAAPVPPAKSPKLKLYSFWRSPCSKRVRIALNLKGLEYEYKPVNLLANEQSDPEFERLNPIKYVPALVDGDTIVADSFAILLYLEDKYPQYPLLPQDPKKRALNIQIASIVGSSIQPLQNYPVWNFIEEKLDSNEAIKWTQHHINRGFTALEKLLKGCITKYGTGNEIQLADVFLEPQIYGGIKRFGIDMGATIGYGKRSMN; encoded by the exons ATGGCGTCGGATGATTTATCCAACGTGCCACTACAG GAGCTCACCGGAGCGGTAGCCATGACGGCGGCCCCGGTGCCACCTGCGAAGAGCCCGAAGCTGAAGCTCTACTCGTTCTGGCGAAGCCCATGCTCGAAGCGCGTCCGCATAGCCCTTAATCTCAAAG GACTGGAGTACGAGTATAAGCCGGTGAATCTCCTCGCAAACGAGCAGTCAGATCCAG AGTTTGAGAGGCTGAACCCAATCAAGTATGTTCCGGCATTGGTCGATGGCGATACGATTGTCGCAGATTCGTTTGCAATCTTGCTG TACCTAGAGGACAAGTACCCCCAGTATCCTCTGCTACCACAGGACCCCAAAAAGAGAGCACTGAATATCCAG ATTGCAAGCATCGTGGGTTCAAGCATCCAGCCACTACAAAACTATCCTGTCTGG AATTTCATCGAGGAGAAGTTAGACTCCAATGAAGCAATTAAGTGGACCCAGCATCACATCAATAGGGGCTTCACAG CTCTTGAGAAGCTGTTGAAAGGATGCATCACCAAATATGGCACAGGAAACGAAATCCAGCTG GCAGATGTATTTCTGGAACCACAGATATATGGTGGAATTAAGCGCTTTGGAATTGATATG ggggcaactatagggtatggcaagagaagtatgaactag
- the LOC136484856 gene encoding glutathione S-transferase 2-like isoform X4: MASDDLSNVPLQELTGAVAMTAAPVPPAKSPKLKLYSFWRSPCSKRVRIALNLKEFERLNPIKYVPALVDGDTIVADSFAILLYLEDKYPQYPLLPQDPKKRALNIQIASIVGSSIQPLQNYPVWNFIEEKLDSNEAIKWTQHHINRGFTALEKLLKGCITKYGTGNEIQLADVFLEPQIYGGIKRFGIDMVGTTTIANYGLFFIYNLKRG; encoded by the exons ATGGCGTCGGATGATTTATCCAACGTGCCACTACAG GAGCTCACCGGAGCGGTAGCCATGACGGCGGCCCCGGTGCCACCTGCGAAGAGCCCGAAGCTGAAGCTCTACTCGTTCTGGCGAAGCCCATGCTCGAAGCGCGTCCGCATAGCCCTTAATCTCAAAG AGTTTGAGAGGCTGAACCCAATCAAGTATGTTCCGGCATTGGTCGATGGCGATACGATTGTCGCAGATTCGTTTGCAATCTTGCTG TACCTAGAGGACAAGTACCCCCAGTATCCTCTGCTACCACAGGACCCCAAAAAGAGAGCACTGAATATCCAG ATTGCAAGCATCGTGGGTTCAAGCATCCAGCCACTACAAAACTATCCTGTCTGG AATTTCATCGAGGAGAAGTTAGACTCCAATGAAGCAATTAAGTGGACCCAGCATCACATCAATAGGGGCTTCACAG CTCTTGAGAAGCTGTTGAAAGGATGCATCACCAAATATGGCACAGGAAACGAAATCCAGCTG GCAGATGTATTTCTGGAACCACAGATATATGGTGGAATTAAGCGCTTTGGAATTGATATGGTAGGTACCACTACCATTGCGAATTACGGCTTATTCTTTATTTATAATCTCAAGAGGGGATAG
- the LOC136484856 gene encoding glutathione S-transferase 2-like isoform X1 encodes MASDDLSNVPLQELTGAVAMTAAPVPPAKSPKLKLYSFWRSPCSKRVRIALNLKGLEYEYKPVNLLANEQSDPEFERLNPIKYVPALVDGDTIVADSFAILLYLEDKYPQYPLLPQDPKKRALNIQIASIVGSSIQPLQNYPVWNFIEEKLDSNEAIKWTQHHINRGFTALEKLLKGCITKYGTGNEIQLADVFLEPQIYGGIKRFGIDMVGTTTIANYGLFFIYNLKRG; translated from the exons ATGGCGTCGGATGATTTATCCAACGTGCCACTACAG GAGCTCACCGGAGCGGTAGCCATGACGGCGGCCCCGGTGCCACCTGCGAAGAGCCCGAAGCTGAAGCTCTACTCGTTCTGGCGAAGCCCATGCTCGAAGCGCGTCCGCATAGCCCTTAATCTCAAAG GACTGGAGTACGAGTATAAGCCGGTGAATCTCCTCGCAAACGAGCAGTCAGATCCAG AGTTTGAGAGGCTGAACCCAATCAAGTATGTTCCGGCATTGGTCGATGGCGATACGATTGTCGCAGATTCGTTTGCAATCTTGCTG TACCTAGAGGACAAGTACCCCCAGTATCCTCTGCTACCACAGGACCCCAAAAAGAGAGCACTGAATATCCAG ATTGCAAGCATCGTGGGTTCAAGCATCCAGCCACTACAAAACTATCCTGTCTGG AATTTCATCGAGGAGAAGTTAGACTCCAATGAAGCAATTAAGTGGACCCAGCATCACATCAATAGGGGCTTCACAG CTCTTGAGAAGCTGTTGAAAGGATGCATCACCAAATATGGCACAGGAAACGAAATCCAGCTG GCAGATGTATTTCTGGAACCACAGATATATGGTGGAATTAAGCGCTTTGGAATTGATATGGTAGGTACCACTACCATTGCGAATTACGGCTTATTCTTTATTTATAATCTCAAGAGGGGATAG